The Symphalangus syndactylus isolate Jambi chromosome 8, NHGRI_mSymSyn1-v2.1_pri, whole genome shotgun sequence genome includes a window with the following:
- the UGT1A6 gene encoding UDP-glucuronosyltransferase 1-6 isoform X4: protein MAVESQGGRPLVLGLLLCVLGPVVCHAGKILLIPVEGSHWLSMLGTIQQLQQRGHEIVVLAPDASLYIREGAFYTLKTYPVPFQREDVKESFVSLGHNVFENDSFLQRVIKTYKKIKKDSAMLLSGCSHLLHNKELMASLAESSFDVMLTDPFLPCSPIVAQYLSLPTVFFLHALPCSLEFEATQCPNPFSYVPRPLSSNSDHMTFLQRVTNMLIAFSQNFLCNVVYSPYATLASEFLQREVTVQDLLSSASVWLFRSDFVKDYPRPIMPNMVFIGGINCLHQNPLSQEFEAYINASGEHGIVVFSLGSMVSEIPEKKAMAIADALGKIPQTVLWRYTGTRPSNLANNTILVKWLPQNDLLGHPMTRAFITHAGSHGVYESICNGVPMVMMPLFGDQMDNAKRMETKGAGVTLNVLEMTSEDLENALKAVINDKRKKQQSGRQM from the exons ATGGCTGTGGAGTCCCAGGGCGGACGCCCACTTGTCCTGGGCCTGCTGCTGTGTGTGCTGGGCCCGGTGGTGTGCCATGCTGGGAAGATACTGTTGATCCCAGTGGAAGGCAGCCACTGGCTGAGCATGCTTGGGACCATCCAGCAGCTGCAGCAGAGGGGACATGAAATAGTTGTCCTAGCACCTGACGCCTCGTTGTACATCAGAGAGGGAGCATTTTACACCTTGAAGACGTACCCTGTGCCATTCCAAAGGGAGGATGTGAAAGAGTCTTTTGTTAGTCTTgggcataatgtttttgagaatgATTCTTTCCTGCAGCGTGTGATcaaaacatacaagaaaataaaaaaggactcTGCTATGCTTTTGTCTGGCTGTTCCCACTTACTGCACAACAAGGAGCTTATGGCCTCTCTGGCAGAAAGCAGCTTTGATGTCATGCTGACGGACCCTTTCCTTCCTTGCAGCCCCATCGTGGCCCAGTACCTGTCTCTGCCCACTGTATTCTTCTTGCATGCACTGCCATGCAGCCTGGAATTTGAGGCTACCCAGTGCCCCAACCCATTCTCCTACGtgcccaggcctctctcctctAATTCAGATCACATGACCTTCCTGCAGCGGGTGACGAACATGCTCATTGCCTTTTCACAGAACTTTCTGTGCAACGTGGTTTATTCCCCGTATGCAACCCTTGCCTCAGAATTCCTTCAGAGAGAGGTGACTGTCCAGGACCTATTGAGCTCTGCATCTGTCTGGCTGTTTAGAAGTGACTTTGTGAAGGATTACCCTAGGCCCATCATGCCCAATATGGTTTTCATTGGTGGAATCAACTGCCTTCACCAAAATCCACTATCCCAG GAATTTGAAGCCTACATTAATGCTTCTGGAGAACATGGAATTGTGGTTTTCTCTTTGGGATCAATGGTCTCAGAAATTCCAGAGAAGAAAGCTATGGCAATTGCTGATGCTTTGGGCAAAATCCCTCAGACA GTCCTGTGGCGGTACACTGGAACCCGCCCATCGAATCTTGCGAACAATACGATACTTGTTAAGTGGCTACCCCAAAACGATCTGCTTG GTCACCCGATGACCCGTGCCTTTATCACCCATGCTGGTTCCCATGGTGTTTATGAAAGCATATGCAATGGCGTTCCCATGGTGATGATGCCCTTGTTTGGTGATCAGATGGACAATGCAAAGCGCATGGAGACTAAGGGAGCTGGAGTGACCCTGAATGTTCTTGAAATGACTTCCGAAGATTTAGAAAATGCTCTAAAAGCAGTCATCAATGACAAAAG AAAGAAGCAGCAGTCAGGAAGACAGATGTGA
- the UGT1A6 gene encoding UDP-glucuronosyltransferase 1-6 isoform X2, which yields MAVESQGGRPLVLGLLLCVLGPVVCHAGKILLIPVEGSHWLSMLGTIQQLQQRGHEIVVLAPDASLYIREGAFYTLKTYPVPFQREDVKESFVSLGHNVFENDSFLQRVIKTYKKIKKDSAMLLSGCSHLLHNKELMASLAESSFDVMLTDPFLPCSPIVAQYLSLPTVFFLHALPCSLEFEATQCPNPFSYVPRPLSSNSDHMTFLQRVTNMLIAFSQNFLCNVVYSPYATLASEFLQREVTVQDLLSSASVWLFRSDFVKDYPRPIMPNMVFIGGINCLHQNPLSQEFEAYINASGEHGIVVFSLGSMVSEIPEKKAMAIADALGKIPQTVLWRYTGTRPSNLANNTILVKWLPQNDLLGHPMTRAFITHAGSHGVYESICNGVPMVMMPLFGDQMDNAKRMETKGAGVTLNVLEMTSEDLENALKAVINDKSYKENVMRLSSLHKDRPVEPLDLAVFWVEFVMRHKGAPHLRPAAHDLTWYQYHSLDVIGFLLAVVLTVAVIAFKCCAYGYRKCFGKKGRVKKAHKSKTH from the exons ATGGCTGTGGAGTCCCAGGGCGGACGCCCACTTGTCCTGGGCCTGCTGCTGTGTGTGCTGGGCCCGGTGGTGTGCCATGCTGGGAAGATACTGTTGATCCCAGTGGAAGGCAGCCACTGGCTGAGCATGCTTGGGACCATCCAGCAGCTGCAGCAGAGGGGACATGAAATAGTTGTCCTAGCACCTGACGCCTCGTTGTACATCAGAGAGGGAGCATTTTACACCTTGAAGACGTACCCTGTGCCATTCCAAAGGGAGGATGTGAAAGAGTCTTTTGTTAGTCTTgggcataatgtttttgagaatgATTCTTTCCTGCAGCGTGTGATcaaaacatacaagaaaataaaaaaggactcTGCTATGCTTTTGTCTGGCTGTTCCCACTTACTGCACAACAAGGAGCTTATGGCCTCTCTGGCAGAAAGCAGCTTTGATGTCATGCTGACGGACCCTTTCCTTCCTTGCAGCCCCATCGTGGCCCAGTACCTGTCTCTGCCCACTGTATTCTTCTTGCATGCACTGCCATGCAGCCTGGAATTTGAGGCTACCCAGTGCCCCAACCCATTCTCCTACGtgcccaggcctctctcctctAATTCAGATCACATGACCTTCCTGCAGCGGGTGACGAACATGCTCATTGCCTTTTCACAGAACTTTCTGTGCAACGTGGTTTATTCCCCGTATGCAACCCTTGCCTCAGAATTCCTTCAGAGAGAGGTGACTGTCCAGGACCTATTGAGCTCTGCATCTGTCTGGCTGTTTAGAAGTGACTTTGTGAAGGATTACCCTAGGCCCATCATGCCCAATATGGTTTTCATTGGTGGAATCAACTGCCTTCACCAAAATCCACTATCCCAG GAATTTGAAGCCTACATTAATGCTTCTGGAGAACATGGAATTGTGGTTTTCTCTTTGGGATCAATGGTCTCAGAAATTCCAGAGAAGAAAGCTATGGCAATTGCTGATGCTTTGGGCAAAATCCCTCAGACA GTCCTGTGGCGGTACACTGGAACCCGCCCATCGAATCTTGCGAACAATACGATACTTGTTAAGTGGCTACCCCAAAACGATCTGCTTG GTCACCCGATGACCCGTGCCTTTATCACCCATGCTGGTTCCCATGGTGTTTATGAAAGCATATGCAATGGCGTTCCCATGGTGATGATGCCCTTGTTTGGTGATCAGATGGACAATGCAAAGCGCATGGAGACTAAGGGAGCTGGAGTGACCCTGAATGTTCTTGAAATGACTTCCGAAGATTTAGAAAATGCTCTAAAAGCAGTCATCAATGACAAAAG CTACAAGGAGAACGTCATGCGCCTCTCCAGCCTTCACAAAGACCGCCCAGTGGAGCCGCTGGACCTGGCCGTGTTCTGGGTGGAGTTTGTGATGAGGCACAAGGGCGCGCCACACCTGCGCCCCGCAGCCCACGACCTCAcctggtaccagtaccattccCTGGACGTGATCGGTTTCCTCCTGGCCGTCGTGCTGACAGTGGCCGTCATCGCCTTTAAATGTTGTGCTTATGGCTACCGGAAATGCTTCGGGAAAAAAGGGCGAGTTAAGAAAGCCCACAAATCCAAGACCCATTGA